The window CTGAGCGCGCTAAGCCGCCGAACGCCCCGGTCATCGCCGGGGCGTTCGTCTTTCGCGGGCAATTCTCCGCGAGGAGAGTCCGACGACGGCGCGCGAGTGTGTCACCCTGGTAGGACGCCGCACCGACCGGGGCGGAAGGCCCCGAGAAGGATCCGATGACCACCGAGCAGCACGCGACGGCCGACAGCTTCCCCTCCCGGAGGTCGCAGCCCGAGGGTCGCAAGCGCGGCTGGGGCACCTTCCTCCGGGACGTCCTGATCATCGTGCTGATCGCGCTGGTGGTCTCCTTCCTGGTCAAGACCTTCGTCGTCCGTTCCTTCTACATCCCGTCGGGATCGATGGAGAGCACCCTCAACGTCAACGACCGGATCCTCGTCGACGAGCTCACGCCGCGCTTCGGGGGCTACGACCGCGGCGACATCGTCGTCTTCCGCGATCCGGGCGGATGGCTCCCACCCTCCGAGACGCCGAGCCGCGGGCCGTTCGTGGACGGCGTCGAGTGGGTGCTGTCTCTCATCGGGCTCGCCGCGCCGGACAGCGACGACCACCTCGTGAAGCGGATCATCGGGCTCCCCGGCGATCACGTCGTCTGCTGCAACACGCTCGGCCAGATCACGATCAATGACGTCCCCATCGACGAGATGGACTATCTCAAGCTGCCGGGCGGCGTCAGTCGTGCTTCGGCCGAGGACTTCGATGTCACCGTGCCCGAGGACAGGCTCTGGGTGCTCGGAGACAACCGCAACAGCTCCCGCGACTCCCGCTTCAACCAGGACCAGCCGGGCGAGGGCTTCGTGCCGATCGAGAACGTCGTCGGGCGCGCCTTCCTCACGACGTGGCCGCTGTCGCGGTTCGGACTGCTGGACTTCCATCACGAGGTCTTCGCGGGGGTCCCGGAGCCTGCGGATCAGCCGTGAGGAGCCGGCCATGACCGTGATCGAGCCGCGCCTCACGCTCGAGCGGCGATTGCTGCGGGAGCATCCGGTCGTCATCGCCTGCGATGAGGTCGGACGCGGCGCCCTCGCGGGTCCGGTGGCCGTCGGCGCGGTCGCGGTGGACGCGCCCCGATCGCGCAAGCGGGTGCCGCTGGGGCTTCGCGATTCCAAGCTGGTGCCCGAGCACCATCGACCGGCGGTCGCCGCCCGCGCAGCGTCGTGGGTCGCCGCCAGCGCCGTCGGATGGGCTTCGGCAGACGAGGTCGACGAAATCGGCATCATGCGCGCGCTCGGACTCGCCACGATCCGTGCCCTGGCCGACCTGCGCGCCCACGACGTGGACGCCTCGGAGGCGATCGTGATCCTCGACGGCAATTACGACTACATCACGCCGGCGGGTGCGAAGGATCTCCGCGTGCGGCCGGTGATCAAGGCCGATCGCGACTGCGCCAGCGCCGCGGCGGCATCGGTCATCGCGAAGGTCGCGCGCGACACGCTGATGACGGGGTTGCACGATGAGTCGCCCGCGTATCAGTGGTCGCGCAACAAGGGATACGCCAGCCCGGAGCATCGGGCGGCGATCCGTTCGCACGGTCTGAGCCGGCACCACCGGTCGTCCTGGTCGATCGCGGACGCACCGACGCTCTTCTGAGGGCCGGTGGCGATCAGCCGGAGCGTGAACGCGGCGCGGGCGATCTAGAGTGGACTCACCATGGACGACGAGGTATTCGAAGACTACGACCGCGAGCTGGAGCTGGCGCTGTACCGCGAGTACCGCGACGTCGTCGGTCAATTCGCCTACGTGATCGAGACGGAGCGACGGTTCTACCTCGCCAACGAGGTCAATGTGGTGCGTCGCGACACCGAGCACGACTTCTACTTCGAGCTCACGATGAACGACGTCTGGGTGTGGGACATCTATCGCGCCGATCGCTTCGTCAAGGCGGTGCGGGTGCTGACGTTCAAGGACGTCAACGTCGAGGAGCTCACCCGGCGCGATTTCCAGCTGCCCGAGGAACTCTCGCTCGACAGCTGACGCCGCGTCGTTCTCTCCTGCACAGCGGGCCTCGCGTAGGTTCTGTGCACGGATGCCACGATGCGGCCGCCGCGCGGCGGGGGGACCCGCCACGATCGCCTCATGGCAGTGAAGGATGACGTCGGCAGGGCCGGCGAGGAGCGCGCGGCGGCGTATCTTCAGGAGCGAGGATGGCGGATCGTCGCCCGGAACTGGCGATGCGCCGCGGGTGAGATCGATGTCGTGGCCGAGGACGGGGGAGACCTCGTCATCGTCGAGGTCAAGACCCGCCGCGGCGAAGGCTTCGGCCACCCCCTCGAAGCGGTGGACGCGCGCAAACGCCTGCGTCTGTGGCGCCTGGGTATGGCGTGGATCGCCGCGCACCCCGACCACGCGCAGGGGCGGCAGCTGAGGCTCGACGCCGTGTCGGTGCTCGGACCCGACCCTCGCACGGCGACGATCGAGCACCTGCGGGATCTGCGATGACCGTCGTCCGCACCCGGGCGGTCGCCCTGACGGGATTGGACGGAGCCCTCGTCGAGGTCGAGGCCGATCTGTCTCAGCAGACTCCGGACTTCCGGATCATCGGCCTGCCGGACAAGTCGCTCGGAGAGGCCGTCCAGCGGGTGCACAACGCCTGCGCGAACAACGGACTGACGCTGCCTCGTCGGAAGCTCACCGTCAACCTGTCGCCTGCGAGCCTGCCGAAGAACGGCTCGGGGTTCGACGTCGCCATCGCGGTCGCGGCCATCGGTACCGAGCTGCCGCTCGGACGCGAATCCCTGGACGCCACGGTCCACATCGGCGAGCTCGGACTCGACGGAAGGCTCCGCCCCGTGCCGGGGGTGCTTCCCGCGGTGCTCGCAGCCGCGCGGAAGGGTATCCGCCGCGCGGTGGTGCCCCACGCCAATCGCGAGGAGGCGGAGCTTGTGACCGGCATAGATGTTCTCGGCGCCGTCAACCTCGCCGAGGTGGTGGCCTTCCACGGCGGTGCGGTCGCCGTTCCCGAGCAGGCCGCGGTGACGGCGGAGCGGCCGGGGGAGGAGACGGCGGACGACCTCGAACTGGCGGACGTCGTGGGACAGCGAGAAGCGGTCGAGGCTCTCATCGTCGCCGCCGCGGGTGGACATCACCTTCTCATGAGCGGTCCCCCGGGAGCCGGGAAGACCATGCTCGCGCGCCGGCTCCCCGGAATCCTCCCGCCCCTGGACGAGGAGGCAGCGCTCCTCGCGGCCTCGGTGCGGTCGCTCGCCGGAGAGGCCGTCTCGGTGCTTCGTCGGACGCCGCCGTTCGAAGCCCCTCACCACAGTGCGAGCGTCGCTGCGCTCGTCGGCGGAGGATCGCGGGTCATCCGGCCGGGTGCGATCGCCCGGGCGGCGACCGGGATCCTGTTCCTCGACGAGGCCGGGGAGTTCCCCGCCCACGCCCTGGATGCGCTCCGACAGCCGCTGGAGAGCGGCCGGATCACGATCCACCGTGCCGGCGCGGTGGCGGACTTCCCCGCACGCTTCCAGCTCGTGGCGGCGACCAATCCCTGCCCGTGCGGACAGTACGCGGTGCCGGGAGGAGCGTGCGTCTGCCCGCCGATCGCCATTCGGCGGTATCTCGGTCGCCTGTCCGGTCCGCTCCTGGACCGGATCGACATCGAACTGTCCTTGCGTCGCGTCTCGGTGGCGCCCGGTCTCGGCGATTCCGGGGGCACCACGACCGCGGTCGCGCACGCCCAGGTGCGGGAAGCGCGGGCGCGCGCGGCCCACCGCCTCCGCGACACCCCCTGGCGCACCAATGCCGACGTGTCGGGCGCCTGGCTCCGGCAGGGGCCCACCGCACCCCCGCCGATCACCCGTCGGCCATTGGATGCTGCGCTCCACCGCGGTGCGCTGACGCTGCGCGGTTATGATCGCGTCCTCCGCGTGGCCTGGTCGCTGGCCGACCTCGGCGGTCGCCCGCAACTGAGTGTCGAAGACATCGGTCGTGCCCTGTTCTTGAAGAAGGGTGTGGCCGCATGAGGGCGATACCGGTTTCCTCCGCCGTCGCGCGGGCTGAGCTCCACGGCGTCCGGTGCGCCGACCTCTCCGATGGCGACGCCGTCCAGACGTGGGCGCGGGTCGCGTGGAGTCTGCTCACCGAGCCCGGTGACGGGGCCGCGGGGTGCCTCATCGAGGAGGTCGGGGCCGCCCCTGCACTGGAGATCGCGGTCGGGGGATATCCCGCGCCCGCGCCGCTCGCCGCCGACGTCGACCGCGGCAGGCAGCGGTGGATGCCGCGGTGGCGGCCGGACGGCGTCGCAGAGGCGTGTGCCGCCGCCGCCCGCGCCGAGGTGCAGCTGATCCTCCCCGGCGATGCGTCCTGGCCGACGGCTCTCGACGACCTCGGACCGCATCGCCCCGTGTGCCTCTGGGTGCGCGGCGACGCAGCGCTGCTGCGACCGGCCGCCGGTGCGGTGGCACTTGTCGGTGCACGGGCGGCGACGTCCTACGGCGAGCACGTCGCCGCAGACCTCGCCGCCGAGCTCGCCGGCGCGGGGGTGAGCGTCGTCTCGGGCGCCGCGTACGGCATCGACGGAGCGGTCCATCGAGCGGCACTCGCCGTCGGCGGTCTCACCCTGGCCTTCCTCGCCGGAGGCGCCGACCGCGCCTACCCGGCCGGTCACACCGCCCTGATCGATCGGATCGCGGCGTCGGGCG of the Microbacterium invictum genome contains:
- a CDS encoding YifB family Mg chelatase-like AAA ATPase; the protein is MTVVRTRAVALTGLDGALVEVEADLSQQTPDFRIIGLPDKSLGEAVQRVHNACANNGLTLPRRKLTVNLSPASLPKNGSGFDVAIAVAAIGTELPLGRESLDATVHIGELGLDGRLRPVPGVLPAVLAAARKGIRRAVVPHANREEAELVTGIDVLGAVNLAEVVAFHGGAVAVPEQAAVTAERPGEETADDLELADVVGQREAVEALIVAAAGGHHLLMSGPPGAGKTMLARRLPGILPPLDEEAALLAASVRSLAGEAVSVLRRTPPFEAPHHSASVAALVGGGSRVIRPGAIARAATGILFLDEAGEFPAHALDALRQPLESGRITIHRAGAVADFPARFQLVAATNPCPCGQYAVPGGACVCPPIAIRRYLGRLSGPLLDRIDIELSLRRVSVAPGLGDSGGTTTAVAHAQVREARARAAHRLRDTPWRTNADVSGAWLRQGPTAPPPITRRPLDAALHRGALTLRGYDRVLRVAWSLADLGGRPQLSVEDIGRALFLKKGVAA
- a CDS encoding ribonuclease HII — protein: MTVIEPRLTLERRLLREHPVVIACDEVGRGALAGPVAVGAVAVDAPRSRKRVPLGLRDSKLVPEHHRPAVAARAASWVAASAVGWASADEVDEIGIMRALGLATIRALADLRAHDVDASEAIVILDGNYDYITPAGAKDLRVRPVIKADRDCASAAAASVIAKVARDTLMTGLHDESPAYQWSRNKGYASPEHRAAIRSHGLSRHHRSSWSIADAPTLF
- a CDS encoding YraN family protein; the encoded protein is MAVKDDVGRAGEERAAAYLQERGWRIVARNWRCAAGEIDVVAEDGGDLVIVEVKTRRGEGFGHPLEAVDARKRLRLWRLGMAWIAAHPDHAQGRQLRLDAVSVLGPDPRTATIEHLRDLR
- the lepB gene encoding signal peptidase I, translated to MTTEQHATADSFPSRRSQPEGRKRGWGTFLRDVLIIVLIALVVSFLVKTFVVRSFYIPSGSMESTLNVNDRILVDELTPRFGGYDRGDIVVFRDPGGWLPPSETPSRGPFVDGVEWVLSLIGLAAPDSDDHLVKRIIGLPGDHVVCCNTLGQITINDVPIDEMDYLKLPGGVSRASAEDFDVTVPEDRLWVLGDNRNSSRDSRFNQDQPGEGFVPIENVVGRAFLTTWPLSRFGLLDFHHEVFAGVPEPADQP
- a CDS encoding DNA-processing protein DprA, with product MRAIPVSSAVARAELHGVRCADLSDGDAVQTWARVAWSLLTEPGDGAAGCLIEEVGAAPALEIAVGGYPAPAPLAADVDRGRQRWMPRWRPDGVAEACAAAARAEVQLILPGDASWPTALDDLGPHRPVCLWVRGDAALLRPAAGAVALVGARAATSYGEHVAADLAAELAGAGVSVVSGAAYGIDGAVHRAALAVGGLTLAFLAGGADRAYPAGHTALIDRIAASGAVISETPCGAAPTKFRFLQRFVKL
- a CDS encoding DUF2469 family protein; amino-acid sequence: MDDEVFEDYDRELELALYREYRDVVGQFAYVIETERRFYLANEVNVVRRDTEHDFYFELTMNDVWVWDIYRADRFVKAVRVLTFKDVNVEELTRRDFQLPEELSLDS